GATGTCTGCATCCCTCTGAGCTTACGAACTACGATTTCAGGAGTTAATCCCCGGGGGCAACAATCTAATTTCCTTTAGCTATTTGACTTCACTCACTCtccttaaagaaaattttctttactttttgtctCAATTTTCCAACTTTATCTGGACAGTACCTATCTCTTCAGAATCCAACAAACACACCATTTCCGCACTCTTACTCACCTTCCCCATTATGGGGATTCCTTCTGTCTTGAAAACAGACAATGGACCTGCATTCACCTCacattcattttgttcatttttatcagaATGGAACATAACACACATTACAGGAATAGCCTATAATCCTCAGGGTCAAGCCATTATTGAAAGAGCCCACCACACCCtaaaactcatttattaaaacagaaaagggGAATATGGAAGAGGAGATACACTTCTTATCCCATGAACCCTCAATTACTATTATCTTTAACtaaacttaacaaaaaataattctgacagTCGTGCAGAAAGACATTttgcagaagacaaaaacagcaaattagaaatcaatacaccAATATGGTATAAGCAATTTAATCAATGGCTGCCAGGAATCTTACAACTCCTAGGCAAGGGTTATGGTCTTGTCATTGCAGATGGAGAGGAAATCTGGGTTCCCCTTCGCCATGTCCGTTACCGAGAGGGACCCCAAGACCGGACTCCCTCAGGAAGTGATGAAGTTGACTCGAAGGGTCTCGTCAATGACCCTGGAGGAGCCAATGAGGAAACGCCATCGTCTGAATCCTTACCCGACATGGGCTCAAGTGAAAACATGACTCGTCAGGCTGAGCAGACACTGAAGAGTACTGAAACTCCTATGACTCCAGATAAGCTGTTTCTGGCAATGTAAACTGTTCTGAAGAGCAGGAGGAACATCATAATTGCTCCTGGTTTAATAGATCAAACATTGGAGGCTTTCATAAATCTAAGACAAGTTTCTGGACTGATAAGGACATATTGCTGAATTGGTATAACGGGGGCTTATCACCCCCACGACCCAGGATTGTTGTCCCCATTGTGGGGCCAGAGCGATGGCACATTTAGGAAATTCCAGCAGCTTTAGAGCACTTTGCTAATGTTTATGGGACTGTGGGTGTGTTTCATCCTTCTAATTATACCTTCCTATATAATAGTACTGGCTATATTCAATCGTGTGTTCACCTTCCATGCTTGTTTATTGTAGGGCATTTTGACATCGACTTATCGGCCAAGATTGTCAATTGTACTGCATGTGCATTGTATACCTGCCTTAATCACACCATTTCATATAACAATGCTAGCATTGCGCTAGTTAAACAAAGATCTGAGTTATAGCTTCCCGTAAACTTAACTGAACCTTGGACtgattctatatttttttctgtattgttgAAAACTGGGATTAGGCGATCTAAGCACATCATTGGGTGGATTATTGCAGGCATCTTAAGCCTTATCTCCATTGTGACTGTAGGAACTTTGTCTGGTGTGGCTTTACATAATTCTatacaaaatcatgattttatcaCTGCTTGGCACAAAGACTCTCATGATCTTTGGACTCGAAGAGCTCAAATAGATCAGCAATTACAAACATGAATTAATGAGTTACAAACTGTGGTTATCCACTTAGGAGATCAAGTGTGGCAACTGGCTTTCCAAACACATACACATTGTCactggaattttacttctttttgtctgactAACATGCCCTATAATAGCACTGAATATCCTTGGAATAAGGTTAAGGTGCATTTGCTGAATCTCACAAATAACTCAAGTTTAGACATCAATTTGTTGAAACAACAAGTTGCTAATTTTCAAGTTAGGGTACCTAGAGAATTGTATAGCACTCAATTCTATGATACTTTAACCAAAACCCTATTGTCTCTAGACCCTAGAGCTTGGCTTTCAGgaagcaatatttttatatatgtattaatcaccCTGTTCTTTTTGTAATTGATTATGCAATACAGAAGTCTCTACTCAAGACTCCATGCCTCCCACAACGGAGTCCAACTAGCAGCCCCCgtgcttaatttaaaaacaaaaggaggatatGTTGGGAAGCGTAGTGCAAAATAGCggtaaaaggagaaagtccttgggaaaatggcgaagggccagaaaTACCCGGCTTTGCACTGtggacagaaaaacatctcctgcctttggttatgctcgGCGCCAAGAGTTAATAGGGATGTTACTTGTGAAAGCGGGTTGTGGGATAAACCCATGAGTCATTTAGAGTgcgctgtccttgaaatgtttttactgattatgtgttaactcAGTATGCACTCTGCTGACCGTATACTTTAAGCTCTTTATTCCTGCTTCTGTAAAaaagcttgactgcagaaataaacttgtcagtccttgcaagagactggcCAAGTGTCATTTTTTCAGGTTCATTGCTTCCAAGTCCcggggagaaaatccccaacacCGACTgttccatttctctctcctcagaCAGCAGACAGCTCCGCCTGGTTGATGGGGGTGGTCACTGTGCCGGGAGAGTGGAGATCCTTGACCAGGTCTCCTGGGGCACCATCTGTGATGACGGCTGGGACCTGGATGATGCCCACGTGGTGTGTaggcagctgggctgtggacAAGCCCTCAATGCCACGAGGTCTGCTCACTTTGGGGCGGGATCAGGGCCCATCTGGCTGGACGACCTGAACTGCACAGGAAAGGAGTCCCACATGTGGAGGTGTccttcccagggatgggggcggcACGACTGCAGACACAAGGAGGATGCGGGGGTCATCTGCTCAGGTCCACGCTGCACACTGTCCACAGgcaaggggaggggtggggctctGGAGGACAGGGATCTGAGCTTTGAGGGAGAGATGCTGAAAGGACAGAGAAGGAGGCTTCCTCTCATGGGGCTTGTCTTTCCAGCAGACGAGAAGACAAGGTGCTTTCACTTCCTCCTGCAGCAGCTGAGATTGTGGTCCTTTTTTCTCAGCAGTGTTTCCTGGCAGAGCCGTTTCTGACAGTTTCCACGTTAAAGCAGGGCTCTCTCTTCAGTTCCCTGTGGTAGTACAGTCTGGAGATCCTGTGGATGATGTAATGAAAGCACAGACTTATTCTGTTCAGTTCTGTGTGCTAGGAGTCTGATGAGGGTCTCCGTGGGCCAACACCCCAGTGTCCACAGGGCTGCGTTCTTCCTGGAGGACCCTTTTCCAGCCTTTCCTGGTTTCTGTGTGGTCTCATTCCTTGGCTTGGGTCTTTCTTCTTCAACAACAGTGCCTCTTCTGACCATTCTTCCTCACTTACATTTCCCTCTGACTGGAACTGGGAAAGGTTGTCCATTTCTAAGGATAGTGTGGCTAAGGAGGTGTTTAAACTGGGGTCTAAACATCCCAAGGTCCTTAAATTTGTTACATCTGTAAAGTTCCTTTTGCCAGGTCAGGTACATATTCACAGGTACTAAGGATTGGTATGTGGACATTTGTGGCCCTGTTATTTTGCTTCCCTCCCCAAATACCCACATCACATTCCATCGACAAACCGTTTTAGAGTTCtttttcaggaggcaggagtCAGTTCTCCATCCCGCAGGTGCCCTGGTAGGTCTTTCTCTGTTTGTATCCACTACATCATTGTGGTAGAAATAGAAAGACAGACACAAATGGACAAAGTCAGGTAGAAGTGAGGCAATgatagtgaaaggttgttgttgaatcacacaaagatgccgggattcttggcccccggagaagaagaattcaatccggggccagagatgaggcttgatcgctcagagcttttgtgtaataaagttttattaaagtataaaggagatagagaaagcttctgacatagggatcagaaggggacagaaagagcaCCCTCCtcctagtcttcagctggatgttatatagtcactagcagtctgttaatgaaagaaaggaatgtcttaaaattcagaatagcACCAAGCCCCTGACCCATAACATGCATAtcgggataatcttggcaccaaatagtttatcctgggccataaaatgattaacttgagtcttgaagaagggcagaccatcatataaatagtttcatttacatagattaggggaacaatatctgagtataacatactggtttgtcaagtaggttctgagccaagaggcggaaccaacttgaagacagagcttggggtaaatgcatagtatattagcatcagttcaggtcagtcgctcagtcatgtccgactctttgcgaccccatgaatcgcagcacgccaggcctccctttccatcaccaactcctggagttcactcagattcacatccatcgagtcagtgatgccatccagccatctcatcctctgtcgtccccttcccctcttgcccccaatccctcccagcatcagagacttttccaatgagtcaacacttcgcatgaggtggccaaagtactggagtttcagctttagcatcattccttccaaagaaattccagggctgatctccttcagaatggactggttggatctccttgcagtccaagggactttcaagagttttctccaacaccacagttcaaaagcatcaattctttggcgctcagccttcttcacagtccaactcttacatccatacatgaccacaggaaaaaccatagccttgactagatggacctttgttggcaaagtaatgtttctgctattgaatatgctgtctaggttggtcataactttccttccaaggagtaagtgtcttttaatttcatggctgcagtcaccatctgtagtgattttggagcccagaaaaataaagtctgacactgtttccactgtttccccatctatttcccatgaagtgatgggaccggataccatgatcttcattttctgaatgttgagctttaagccaactttttcactctccactttcactttcatcaagaggctttttagttcctcttcattttctgccataagggtgttgtcatctgcaagcttaagacaaacatttccataagaaaaaggcattggttatctctaggtttgagaatagtcAACTTCAGGCGAAACctggtgtcattatggcaacacagtattttaagaaaaacctccttttaaatttgtatagagaaggaaaaaaatatcactagtttgtttcttcctgctgcttaagagagataaaaatgtctgacacttgcaggctatttcctccatttggagatcCCTGgctttcctgcctgttaccctctcaatagtCTTGTCAACTAGTGGGCATCTCTGCAGTTGGGTCAGGGATGTATGGTCACAGTTTCTGGGAGAGAGGAAGACCCAGAGCCCTGAGCGGAGTGCTCACTGTGTCCTGTCTCCTCTCTTTCAATCTTAGAGTTCCTGTCCCTCAGGATGGTGAGTGAGGACCAGCAGTGTGCAGGGTGGCTGGAAGTTTTCTACAGCAGGACCTGGGGCAGTGTCTGCTGTAACCCCATAGATGATATCACCATGTCCGTGATATGCAGACAGCTTGGCTGTGGGGACAGTGGAACCCTCGACACTTTTGTTGCTCTTAGAGAAGGTTCTAGGCCCCGGTGGGTAGATGGAATCCAGTGTCAGAAAACTGACACCTCTCTCTGGCAGTGTCCTTCTGACCCTTGGAAATACAGTTCCTGCTCTCCAAAGGAGGAAGCCTATATCTCGTGTGCAGGTGACTTACTGTCGGTTTCTGTGTCTGTCTCAACCCTGAAGGATGTTCTTAGAGTGATATATGCTTTCCAATCTAAGTGATATTTTAAGTTGAGTCTACAAAATATTTatgtgcctgtgtctgtgtgtgtttgtatttgttGTGAGGTGTGGAGACCAATAAATGATGAACAGTTACAGTTATTTCAACTGATGATCACATGTACTGAATGTCTCAGACCAGGAGATAATGAGCCTGTGTTTTCACATGTCATTTGCACTGAGTCAGACCTTAGATAATCTTATGTGGGGACAGGACCACCCCCAGCTCTCCCTgatccactgtttccctgttgtGTGCAGGAAGAAGACCAAAGAGCTGTCCAACTGCTGCCCCCTGCACAGGTACGTCAGCCCCCTCCCCTGTGgcttccaggggctctttcctCCCACCAGGGCAGTCACAGGAGGGGCTGCTGCCTTTTCAGACAGAGAGAAGCTCCGGCTCAGGGGAGGAAACAGTGAGTGCTCAGGGCGGGTGGAGGTCTGGTACAGCGGCTCCTGGGGCACCATGTGCGATGACTCCTGGAGCCTGGCAGAGGCCGAGGTGGTGTGTCAGCAGCTGGGCTGATGGCCAGGCCCTAGAAGTCATGCGGTCTGCAGCATTTGGCCTTGGAAATGGGAGCATCTGGCTGGATGAGGTGCAGTGCCGGGGTCGGGAGTCTTCCCTGTGGGACTGTGCTGTGGAGCCCTGGGGGCAGAGTGGCTGCAAGCACGAGGAGGATGCTGGTGTGAGGTGCTCTGGTGAGTGAGGGGCTCAGGGTCCACCCTGTGTGAGCTGGGACAGCATGGGGACAGCTGGCTGGacagggggtggtggggagttTGTGTTCAGAGAGTGTATGGGTGCTGGGGCTCTGATCTAGCACAGTGAAGCTGGGGGGACTGGGCACTGATGTCATGGAGACTGAGGTGGTGATTTCAGGGCTCAGGAGGGAAAAATGGGTTACCCTGTGATCTGGCCAATTCCCTTTACTCAAtctcctgtttttctctttaggtGCAAGGACAACATTGCCCCCAACTACAGCAGGTACTGTGATCCACCCATGGGCAGGGGAGAATATTCAGATTCTGGTAACCTGTTCTGTAGGCTCTCTGACAACTCAGGATATGAAAGAGCCTGAGGAGTCCTGGCTGTTGGGA
Above is a genomic segment from Bos indicus isolate NIAB-ARS_2022 breed Sahiwal x Tharparkar chromosome 5, NIAB-ARS_B.indTharparkar_mat_pri_1.0, whole genome shotgun sequence containing:
- the LOC139176068 gene encoding LOW QUALITY PROTEIN: antigen WC1.1-like (The sequence of the model RefSeq protein was modified relative to this genomic sequence to represent the inferred CDS: deleted 1 base in 1 codon) — its product is MSVTERDPKTGLPQEVMKLTRRVSSMTLEEPMRKRHRHFDIDLSAKIVNCSLLPSPGEKIPNTDCSISLSSDSRQLRLVDGGGHCAGRVEILDQVSWGTICDDGWDLDDAHVVCRQLGCGQALNATRSAHFGAGSGPIWLDDLNCTGKESHMWRCPSQGWGRHDCRHKEDAGVICSEFLSLRMVSEDQQCAGWLEVFYSRTWGSVCCNPIDDITMSVICRQLGCGDSGTLDTFVALREGSRPRWVDGIQCQKTDTSLWQCPSDPWKYSSCSPKEEAYISCAGRRPKSCPTAAPCTDREKLRLRGGNSECSGRVEVWYSGSWGTMCDDSWSLAEAEVVCQQLGDGQALEVMRSAAFGLGNGSIWLDEVQCRGRESSLWDCAVEPWGQSGCKHEEDAGVRCSGARTTLPPTTAGLLSDGEDNNDSTSAPEAPDQRTVALGEDYDGGEEVPVTGAPHDSQGSEEEVLPEKEDGIRSQTGSSLNVSREEADPEGGEQSPCLLQGEKGDPGYDDVELSVLGTSTVAFV